A window of Longispora fulva contains these coding sequences:
- a CDS encoding WhiB family transcriptional regulator, translating into MTIDMEWTLRASCRGSNPEALYVDGAAQHEAKRICEHCPVRYRCLAEALDAGDEHGVWGGMTDRERRALRKQHPRVTSWRELFAEALGPRARVWSLAEKKPVHV; encoded by the coding sequence ATGACGATCGACATGGAATGGACGTTGCGGGCCAGTTGCCGGGGAAGCAACCCGGAGGCGCTGTACGTCGACGGGGCCGCCCAGCACGAGGCCAAGCGGATCTGCGAGCACTGCCCGGTCCGCTACCGCTGCCTCGCCGAGGCGCTCGACGCCGGGGACGAACACGGCGTATGGGGAGGAATGACCGACCGGGAGCGCCGCGCCCTGCGCAAACAGCACCCGAGGGTCACCAGCTGGCGCGAGCTGTTCGCCGAGGCGCTCGGCCCGAGGGCGCGGGTCTGGTCCCTGGCCGAGAAGAAGCCGGTCCACGTCTGA
- a CDS encoding response regulator transcription factor, with the protein MWQDALVEIGCVTGGTADPAQAAAEALRVIHRIVPYAAACLSRYDPLTGEHHTLANDGYSDQVLRFLDTHFVDDDAAYSLMRGEDTTPMRWRDFPGAVPYRETRSAVETFAPNGFVEGVTVCLYTRSGRYTGSLHLSTDSTEHPSDDAVPALVTLQTMLAGVADVMRTATDPLTTLGPGDNAAIVSREGRAVPVPGCEMGPQLARGEGLVADVAHHLAGGYLPPRFWWPDDNGGWHQVRMYPVAGGAVVVENPARLPYELTARELDVLHLMVAGYTNPQIAVALTVAPKTAAKHVEHLLAKLGCGSRTEAAVLAIREGLIRLPDERIPRLRAAA; encoded by the coding sequence GTGTGGCAGGACGCGCTGGTCGAGATCGGCTGCGTGACGGGTGGGACAGCCGACCCCGCGCAGGCCGCCGCCGAAGCCCTGCGCGTGATCCACCGGATCGTTCCGTACGCGGCGGCGTGCCTGAGCCGGTACGACCCGCTGACCGGCGAGCACCACACCCTCGCCAACGACGGGTACTCCGACCAGGTGCTGCGTTTCCTGGACACGCACTTCGTGGACGACGACGCCGCGTACAGCCTGATGCGGGGCGAGGACACCACGCCGATGCGGTGGCGGGACTTCCCCGGCGCGGTGCCGTACCGCGAGACCCGCTCGGCCGTGGAGACCTTCGCGCCCAACGGTTTCGTCGAGGGCGTGACCGTGTGCCTCTACACCCGGTCCGGCCGCTACACCGGCAGCCTGCACCTGTCCACGGACAGCACGGAGCATCCGTCCGACGACGCGGTGCCGGCGCTGGTGACCCTGCAGACGATGCTCGCCGGGGTCGCCGACGTGATGCGCACCGCCACCGACCCGCTGACCACGCTGGGACCCGGCGACAACGCCGCGATCGTGAGCCGGGAGGGCCGGGCGGTGCCGGTCCCCGGCTGCGAGATGGGGCCGCAGCTCGCCCGGGGCGAGGGACTCGTGGCCGACGTGGCGCACCACCTGGCCGGCGGGTACCTGCCGCCCCGGTTCTGGTGGCCCGACGACAACGGCGGCTGGCACCAGGTCCGGATGTACCCGGTGGCGGGCGGGGCGGTCGTGGTCGAGAACCCGGCCCGGCTGCCGTACGAGCTGACGGCCCGGGAGTTGGACGTGCTGCACCTGATGGTCGCCGGCTACACCAACCCGCAGATCGCCGTCGCGCTCACCGTCGCGCCGAAGACCGCCGCCAAGCACGTCGAGCACCTGCTCGCCAAGCTCGGGTGCGGCTCGCGGACCGAGGCGGCGGTGCTGGCGATCCGCGAGGGCCTGATCCGGCTCCCGGACGAGCGGATCCCCCGGCTGCGCGCGGCCGCCTGA
- a CDS encoding sensor histidine kinase has translation MRELFQEAGRALLRAVWSGNEGPVPNNRSRGALLTLSVIGAVLGAWSSYAVLASDTAGGEFRITVAAVLGALPLVLVTLSPLWAWRLGLVGMVFGGLAKTYLGGQPWPWTPVQIIAMMIVLFVVALRNTAGVVGWIALLTIVPIGVYVRPQNGPGASVAVFVLLLLGHQIGRRRQAQRRLKVEEGRTEVEHARRAVLEERTRIARELHDVVAHHLSMITVRAQTAPYRIPDLPEAATTELAELGDAAREALNEMRRLLGVLRSEDSAAERAPQPGLDALPGLLDTARAAGIRVDATVLGDAALPAGVSLTGYRIVQEALSNASRHAPGAAVRVEVRREARALVLDVHNGTSPHGATTHAGPGHGLVGMRERVGMLGGELAAGPTVDGGWRVSARLPCTDD, from the coding sequence ATGAGGGAGTTGTTCCAGGAGGCCGGCCGGGCGCTGCTGCGCGCGGTGTGGTCCGGCAACGAGGGCCCGGTGCCGAACAACCGGTCCCGCGGGGCGCTCCTGACACTGTCGGTCATCGGGGCGGTCCTGGGCGCCTGGTCCAGCTACGCCGTCCTCGCCTCGGACACCGCCGGCGGCGAGTTCCGGATCACGGTGGCGGCCGTGCTCGGCGCGCTGCCGCTCGTGCTCGTGACGCTGAGCCCGCTGTGGGCGTGGCGGCTCGGGCTGGTCGGGATGGTGTTCGGCGGGCTGGCCAAGACGTACCTCGGCGGCCAGCCCTGGCCGTGGACCCCGGTGCAGATCATCGCCATGATGATCGTGCTGTTCGTGGTGGCCCTGCGCAACACGGCCGGCGTGGTCGGCTGGATAGCCCTGCTGACGATCGTCCCGATCGGTGTGTACGTCCGGCCGCAGAACGGGCCGGGCGCCTCGGTGGCCGTGTTCGTGCTCCTGCTGCTCGGACACCAGATCGGCCGCCGCCGGCAGGCCCAGCGCCGGCTGAAGGTCGAGGAGGGCCGCACGGAGGTCGAGCACGCCCGGCGCGCCGTCCTGGAGGAGCGGACCAGGATCGCCCGCGAACTGCACGACGTGGTGGCGCACCACCTGTCGATGATCACGGTGCGGGCGCAGACGGCGCCGTACCGGATCCCCGATCTGCCGGAGGCAGCGACCACCGAGCTGGCCGAGCTGGGCGACGCGGCCCGGGAGGCGCTGAACGAGATGCGCAGACTCCTGGGGGTACTGCGCAGCGAGGACTCCGCCGCCGAACGCGCCCCGCAGCCGGGCCTCGACGCGCTGCCCGGGCTGCTGGACACGGCACGGGCGGCCGGGATCCGGGTCGACGCGACCGTGCTCGGCGACGCGGCGCTGCCGGCGGGGGTGAGCCTCACCGGGTACCGGATCGTGCAGGAGGCCCTGTCGAACGCGAGCCGGCACGCGCCGGGTGCCGCGGTGCGGGTCGAGGTGCGCAGGGAGGCGCGGGCACTGGTGCTCGACGTGCACAACGGAACGTCCCCGCACGGCGCCACGACCCACGCCGGACCGGGGCACGGTCTGGTCGGGATGCGCGAACGGGTCGGCATGCTCGGCGGCGAGCTGGCGGCGGGTCCGACAGTCGACGGGGGGTGGCGGGTGAGCGCCCGGCTACCGTGTACCGATGATTAG
- a CDS encoding response regulator, with protein MIRVMIVDDQAMVRQGFGALLAAQPDIEVVGDAENGAAAVAVAKRTLPDVVLMDVRMPVMDGIESTRIILDQTDRGGAGGRAAGRAGSGDPETHRVRVLILTTFDLDDYVYEALRAGASGFLLKDAPAAELIAAVRVVAAGDGLLAPRVTGRLIAEFARRPSGPPPAALGALTARETEVLVLIARGLSNGEIAAELVIAEQTIKTHVGRILGKLGLRDRAQAVVVAYESGLITPQGQA; from the coding sequence ATGATTAGGGTCATGATCGTCGACGACCAGGCGATGGTGCGGCAGGGCTTCGGGGCGCTGCTCGCGGCACAGCCCGACATCGAGGTTGTCGGCGACGCGGAGAACGGGGCGGCGGCGGTGGCCGTGGCGAAGCGGACCCTCCCCGACGTGGTGCTGATGGACGTGCGGATGCCGGTGATGGACGGCATCGAGTCGACCCGGATCATCCTGGACCAGACCGACCGGGGCGGCGCCGGTGGCCGGGCCGCCGGTCGGGCCGGGTCCGGCGACCCGGAGACGCACCGTGTGCGGGTGCTGATCCTCACGACGTTCGACCTGGACGACTACGTGTACGAGGCCCTGCGCGCCGGAGCCAGCGGCTTCCTCCTCAAGGACGCCCCTGCCGCCGAGCTGATCGCCGCCGTCCGGGTGGTCGCGGCCGGCGACGGGCTGCTCGCGCCCCGGGTGACGGGCCGGCTGATCGCGGAGTTCGCCCGCCGGCCGAGCGGTCCGCCGCCGGCGGCGCTGGGCGCGCTGACCGCCCGGGAGACCGAGGTGCTGGTGCTGATCGCCCGGGGGCTGTCCAACGGGGAGATCGCCGCCGAGCTGGTGATCGCCGAGCAGACCATCAAGACGCACGTCGGGCGGATCCTCGGCAAGCTGGGGCTGCGCGACCGGGCCCAGGCGGTGGTCGTCGCGTACGAGAGCGGGCTGATCACCCCGCAGGGCCAGGCCTGA
- a CDS encoding Hsp70 family protein: MEVIGIDLGTTYSAAAVVTGDGRPEILVNRDGERLTPSVVLFDNPDAVLVGTLARRSATSRPGDCVRFVKRRIGEAAPVHVGADGREYRAEEVSALLLRRLAEDAGAALGRPVRDVVITVPAYFDDARRTATRDAGRLAGLTVHRLVNEPTAAAVGYGLRSGADGHYFVYDLGGGTFDATVLRVVDGDYEVLATDGDRNLGGYDFDNLLIGYLATRIHEQGGPDVTADPVLSAELRERCEAAKHQLSTEEVAPVRLVARGRTYAFQVTRTEFEDLAAGLLYRTELLVESVMDEAQLSWRDIDRVLLVGGCTRMPMVRELMGRLTHRVPEPGVHPDEAVALGAAVIAAALTEQHPAVTVSDVTSQALGTIALDADTGQLTNFVIIPRNSPVPCRYEETFVTVQPRQSRLHASVTEGEDSDPDHVAVLHRSVLDLPPGLPDEAPIRVVMSYDADGVAHVETIDATHGRSLGAVALDRPANLDGDRLAASRAALAHLGVR, encoded by the coding sequence ATGGAGGTGATCGGCATCGATCTCGGCACGACGTACTCGGCCGCGGCAGTGGTCACTGGCGACGGCCGGCCCGAGATCCTGGTCAACCGGGACGGCGAGCGGCTCACCCCCTCCGTCGTGCTGTTCGACAACCCCGACGCCGTGCTCGTCGGCACCCTCGCCCGGCGGTCCGCCACCAGCCGGCCCGGCGACTGCGTGCGGTTCGTCAAGCGCCGGATCGGCGAGGCCGCGCCGGTGCACGTCGGGGCGGACGGCCGGGAGTACCGGGCGGAGGAGGTGTCGGCGTTGCTGCTGCGCCGACTGGCCGAGGACGCCGGGGCAGCGCTCGGCCGACCGGTCCGCGACGTGGTGATCACGGTCCCCGCGTACTTCGACGACGCCCGGCGCACCGCCACCCGCGACGCCGGCCGACTCGCCGGGCTCACCGTGCACCGCCTGGTCAACGAGCCCACGGCCGCCGCCGTCGGCTACGGGCTGCGGTCCGGCGCCGACGGGCACTACTTCGTCTACGACCTCGGCGGCGGCACGTTCGACGCGACGGTGCTGCGCGTGGTCGACGGCGACTACGAGGTGCTGGCCACCGACGGGGACCGCAACCTCGGCGGCTACGACTTCGACAACCTCCTGATCGGGTACCTGGCCACCAGGATCCACGAGCAGGGCGGCCCCGACGTCACGGCGGACCCGGTCCTGTCCGCCGAACTCCGCGAGCGCTGCGAGGCCGCGAAGCACCAGTTGTCCACCGAGGAGGTCGCGCCGGTCCGCCTCGTGGCCCGGGGCCGGACGTACGCGTTCCAGGTGACCCGGACCGAGTTCGAGGACCTGGCCGCCGGGCTGCTGTACCGCACGGAACTGCTCGTGGAGTCCGTCATGGACGAGGCCCAGCTGTCCTGGCGCGACATCGACCGGGTGCTCCTCGTCGGCGGCTGCACCCGGATGCCCATGGTCCGCGAGCTGATGGGCCGCCTCACCCACCGGGTCCCGGAGCCGGGCGTGCACCCCGACGAGGCCGTGGCGCTCGGCGCGGCGGTGATCGCCGCGGCGCTCACCGAACAGCACCCGGCCGTGACGGTCTCCGACGTCACCTCCCAGGCGCTGGGCACCATCGCCCTGGACGCCGACACCGGCCAGCTCACCAACTTCGTCATCATTCCCCGGAACAGCCCGGTCCCGTGCCGGTACGAGGAGACCTTCGTGACGGTCCAACCGCGACAGAGCCGCCTGCACGCCTCGGTCACCGAAGGCGAGGACTCCGATCCCGACCACGTCGCCGTCCTGCACCGCAGCGTCCTGGACCTGCCGCCGGGCCTGCCCGACGAGGCCCCGATCCGGGTGGTGATGTCCTACGACGCCGACGGCGTGGCGCACGTCGAGACCATCGACGCCACCCACGGCCGGTCCCTCGGCGCCGTCGCCCTCGACCGGCCGGCCAACCTCGACGGCGACCGGCTCGCCGCCAGCCGGGCGGCGCTCGCCCACCTGGGGGTGCGGTGA